In a genomic window of Streptomyces sp. SJL17-4:
- a CDS encoding heme o synthase — MTAVESRPAGVVLTPSPGGHRPFGARVKAYVALTKPRIIELLLITTVPVMFLAEQGVPDLWLVLATCFGGYLSAGGANALNMYIDRDIDALMDRTSQRPLVTGVLTPREGLVFGLTLAVVSTLWFGLLVNWLSAALSLGALLFYVVVYTMILKRRTAQNIVWGGIAGCLPVLIGWSAVTDSMSWAAIILFAVIFFWTPPHYWPLSMKVKDDYARAGVPMLPVLASNKVVAKQIVAYSWVMVAVSLLLTPLGYTGWFYLTVALLTGGWWLWEAHGLLNRAKAGATGAKLKEMRLFHWSITYVSLLFVAVAVDPFLR, encoded by the coding sequence GTGACGGCCGTCGAGTCCCGACCCGCAGGGGTCGTCTTGACTCCCAGCCCGGGGGGCCATCGGCCGTTCGGGGCCCGCGTCAAGGCATACGTGGCGCTGACCAAGCCGCGGATCATCGAACTGCTGCTCATCACCACCGTTCCGGTGATGTTCCTCGCCGAGCAGGGCGTGCCCGACCTGTGGCTGGTGCTCGCCACCTGCTTCGGCGGCTACCTGTCGGCGGGCGGCGCCAACGCGCTGAACATGTACATCGACCGCGACATCGACGCGCTGATGGACCGCACCTCGCAGCGTCCGCTGGTCACCGGCGTCCTGACGCCGCGCGAGGGACTGGTCTTCGGCCTCACCCTCGCCGTGGTCTCCACGCTCTGGTTCGGCCTGCTCGTCAACTGGCTCTCGGCCGCACTCTCGCTCGGCGCGCTCCTCTTCTACGTCGTCGTCTACACGATGATCCTGAAGCGCCGCACCGCGCAGAACATCGTCTGGGGCGGGATCGCCGGCTGCCTGCCGGTCCTCATCGGCTGGTCGGCCGTCACCGACTCGATGTCCTGGGCGGCGATCATCCTCTTCGCCGTCATCTTCTTCTGGACGCCGCCGCACTACTGGCCGCTGTCGATGAAGGTGAAGGACGACTACGCGCGCGCCGGCGTGCCGATGCTGCCGGTCCTCGCCTCCAACAAGGTCGTCGCCAAGCAGATCGTCGCGTACAGCTGGGTGATGGTCGCCGTCTCGCTGCTGCTCACGCCGCTCGGTTACACCGGCTGGTTCTACCTGACGGTGGCGCTGCTCACCGGCGGCTGGTGGCTCTGGGAGGCGCACGGTCTGCTCAACCGGGCCAAGGCGGGCGCCACCGGCGCGAAGCTCAAGGAGATGCGCCTCTTCCACTGGTCCATCACCTATGTCTCGCTGCTCTTCGTGGCGGTCGCGGTGGACCCCTTCCTCCGGTAG